AAACTTACCTCGCACCAAATACTGTTGCTACGGCTGTACTCCTGGTGCCTTCGTCATCTTCTTCCGACTCCTGTTCTTCGGCCTGGTCTATGTCGTTTCCCTCTTGGTTAGCATCCAAACCACTCTGCAAAGCGTCTTGACCTTGGAAATTCTGAGGCTGAGCACCCGGAATTATTTGGGGTTGAAATTGACCCTCGTAGACTTCGCCCTGATTGTTTAACGGGGCTGGGTAAAGCTGCTGAGGAGCCTGGTTTTGAGATACGATGATTGGTTGTTGGTAAAACTGCTGGGGTTGTTGATATACTTGCTCGGGTTGTTGGAATACTTGTTGAGGCTGTTGGTAGACTTGTTCGGGCTGTTGGTAGACTTGTTGAGGCTGTTGATATACTTGTTGAGGCTGTTGATATACTTGTTGCGGTTGTTGGTAAACCTGCTGCGGTTGCTGATAAACTTGCTGGGCTTGAAACTCAGAGTTGTCACCTTGGTTCTCGATTTCTTCGCGATCTTTACCCTGGGGTTGAGGCGCGGACTGAGGTTGCAAAACAACAGGTTGCACTTGGATTTGAGGTAAAGGTGCCACCTGAGGTTGGTAAGCAACTGGTTGGTACTGCTGTACAGGTTGGACTGCTACCGCATCAggatttgtttgtaaatattctgGTTGGGCCGCCTGGGGCTGTACCGCAGGTTGGTACTGAGCTTGTACGGGTTGATAAGCGGCAGCAGGTTGGTGCTGAGCTAAGGGTTGCTGCACGATGAAGCCAGGATTTGGTGCTTGTTCACCGATCAATAAAGCAGGACTTTGGGGTAACGGCTGAGGACTCGCTTGCTGTTGCGCCAAAACTGAAGGCAGGGCAGCGAAATGAGCTGGTCCATCGAAACCAACCTGCTTCTCAGCCTGGATGGGTTGAAGGTAGGAGTTCCTGATTTGCTGAAGAGGAACGAACTGGGGCTGCAACTGCAACTGGGCTAGAGAACTCAGGTAGAATTCTCCAGGGTATTGTTGGATGTTTTGCTTAGATACTTCCACTGATGTTCTTTGCTTAAGTTCAGCTGAAGGACCATCGTCTTCCAAGATCTCGCGCTCGTTCAGATTAGCCTCAGTGACTTGAGATGCTGGCGCCTCGGTGGTGGGCTCAGCTTTTGCTGTGGTGGAAGGTGCAGGAGTGGTGCGAGCGAAAGGCCTTGGAGCTTTGGGTGATGGGAGACTGTTTCCTTTGCTTTTGGCCTGGGCGGCTTCTAGCTGCTTCTGTTTTTGGAACTGACGGTAGATTTCTTGTTGTTGTTGGTACtggaataataacaatattttaatctgGGCTGTATATTTAGTCTTATTTCGCTTTAACTATTACCCTTTTGTAACGACTGCAAAGGCAGCTACAATTTCTTTctacgtaaatattaataattgtttagttttaacTACTAGATGCCGAacctatttcatatttattttttacctacaCTATTTCTATTATATGAGTATACTAGATACTTATGAACCAGAATTTATAACTagaatgtgaagtctgccaactatcaccaggccagcgtggttgactaaggcctaaaccgaCTAAACAGTAAAGAAATGCCCAGTAGTGGGCAGTGTAAAATACAGATAACCATAAATGATGACGTTTTTCGACCACAGATGAGTCCGACAGAAATAATTGTTCGAAAGACACACGTTCAACATTCTGAATTAACTGGTGAACATGTGAATAATTTAAAGCGTCCATTAGTTCCCGAActcgatttaatttaataattgaagTTAATTTATTGTGCGTTTAGTTAACGGCCTAAATTATTCCGGGGCTTTCAATTTatatgactgcttcggtggcgtagttgtgctgCATGCGGGGTACGGCAGCGTtttgaggtcctggattcgaatcccgggtcaggcaaagtgaaattaggttttttctgctcagtatcaacccggagtctggaattggtgcccgatatggcgataggcgatacggaacacacttggtgaaaagtcaTCCACTTTTGCCCCTGGTTgccctttgcataccccttcgaggataaacaCGTTATTA
Above is a window of Manduca sexta isolate Smith_Timp_Sample1 chromosome 2, JHU_Msex_v1.0, whole genome shotgun sequence DNA encoding:
- the LOC115456348 gene encoding putative mediator of RNA polymerase II transcription subunit 26: MKGLLAVVFLVGVAAEPPAPYPPSGWRPSGPAFELPQNGQQSQQYLPPLDPRNPAVPGVDYGTPDVSVQGLPTQEQQPIFQGSPVHGQPSQGPGFQSDIRNLDQSLQQNQYQQQQEIYRQFQKQKQLEAAQAKSKGNSLPSPKAPRPFARTTPAPSTTAKAEPTTEAPASQVTEANLNEREILEDDGPSAELKQRTSVEVSKQNIQQYPGEFYLSSLAQLQLQPQFVPLQQIRNSYLQPIQAEKQVGFDGPAHFAALPSVLAQQQASPQPLPQSPALLIGEQAPNPGFIVQQPLAQHQPAAAYQPVQAQYQPAVQPQAAQPEYLQTNPDAVAVQPVQQYQPVAYQPQVAPLPQIQVQPVVLQPQSAPQPQGKDREEIENQGDNSEFQAQQVYQQPQQVYQQPQQVYQQPQQVYQQPQQVYQQPEQVYQQPQQVFQQPEQVYQQPQQFYQQPIIVSQNQAPQQLYPAPLNNQGEVYEGQFQPQIIPGAQPQNFQGQDALQSGLDANQEGNDIDQAEEQESEEDDEGTRSTAVATVFGARTQPRVFTQYGAPFPVPRVQAKPSFTTTESPVEEVTEEGPAIAQAVAVASRQKNAKLRRNRIRPVFTVDRSGHLVLAPGQ